From the Arthrobacter sp. PM3 genome, one window contains:
- a CDS encoding tetratricopeptide repeat protein: MLGRTHPDTLASRGNLASFLSRADRHEEAITELGTLHEDCMRILGNDHPQTMRTLEKLIPYIAVAGPAGEAYTLAEKLLDDRYWLLGREHPDTLRSQELLEALSGTENQMEESKMEHVIAELLGSNAEVARGALLSIGAYEDGSFTPADFDQVTSWKSGSTRFTIIYSTQAMLLFANDIMTGVARYSQEVLDGRLTGRFVALTGERHPLFAEGIL; encoded by the coding sequence ATTCTTGGACGCACTCATCCGGACACGCTCGCTAGCCGTGGAAACCTTGCCAGCTTCCTATCGCGCGCCGACCGACACGAAGAGGCCATCACCGAACTCGGCACTCTCCATGAAGATTGCATGAGGATCCTCGGCAACGACCACCCGCAAACGATGAGGACGCTCGAGAAGCTGATCCCATATATCGCGGTCGCCGGACCGGCTGGCGAAGCCTACACACTCGCCGAAAAACTCCTGGACGACCGCTACTGGTTACTGGGGCGCGAGCACCCAGACACGCTGCGCAGCCAAGAGCTATTGGAAGCCCTCAGCGGCACTGAAAACCAGATGGAAGAATCAAAAATGGAACACGTGATCGCAGAATTACTCGGATCGAACGCCGAAGTCGCCCGCGGCGCACTCCTGAGCATCGGCGCATACGAGGACGGTAGTTTCACTCCGGCCGACTTCGACCAGGTCACCTCATGGAAAAGCGGCAGCACCCGATTCACCATCATTTACTCCACCCAAGCGATGCTGCTCTTCGCCAACGACATCATGACCGGGGTTGCTCGTTATAGCCAGGAAGTTCTCGACGGGCGATTGACTGGACGGTTCGTTGCATTAACGGGCGAACGTCATCCGCTCTTCGCGGAAGGCATTCTCTGA
- a CDS encoding helicase associated domain-containing protein: MDFRQEGNDWACHRNTDSDREHTLGVWTHTQRYKRRRGELNPAKIKLMDDAVPGWRTGRTRGRHTGGDR, translated from the coding sequence GTGGACTTCCGGCAGGAAGGCAATGACTGGGCCTGCCACCGGAACACCGACTCGGACCGTGAACACACCCTCGGAGTATGGACTCACACGCAGCGGTACAAACGCCGCCGTGGCGAACTGAACCCGGCGAAGATCAAGCTCATGGACGATGCTGTTCCCGGATGGCGGACCGGCAGGACCCGGGGGCGTCACACCGGGGGTGATCGGTGA
- the smpB gene encoding SsrA-binding protein SmpB, which produces MPKESGRKVVATNRKARHDYHILDTYEAGIALMGTEVKSLREGHASMVDGFCTFYNDELWMEGIHIPEYNQGSWTNHAARRRRKLLLHREELTKISHKIRESGFTIVPLQLYFVDGRAKVEIGVARGKKEYDKRQTLREQQDKREAQRVMRERNRR; this is translated from the coding sequence GTGCCCAAAGAAAGTGGCCGTAAGGTAGTGGCCACCAACCGCAAGGCCCGGCACGACTACCACATCCTGGATACGTATGAAGCAGGCATCGCGCTGATGGGCACCGAGGTCAAGTCCCTGCGCGAAGGCCACGCCTCCATGGTGGACGGCTTCTGCACCTTCTACAATGACGAGCTCTGGATGGAAGGCATCCACATCCCCGAGTACAACCAGGGGAGCTGGACCAACCACGCCGCACGCCGCCGCCGCAAGCTGCTGCTGCACCGCGAGGAGCTGACCAAGATCTCGCACAAGATCCGCGAATCGGGGTTCACGATCGTGCCCCTGCAGCTGTACTTCGTGGACGGCCGCGCCAAGGTGGAAATCGGCGTCGCCCGCGGTAAGAAGGAATACGACAAGCGCCAGACCCTGCGCGAGCAGCAGGACAAGCGCGAGGCCCAGCGCGTCATGCGCGAGCGCAACCGCCGCTAG
- a CDS encoding peptidoglycan DD-metalloendopeptidase family protein gives MTPMARRSLRQSLRLRLVGRRSRMISATLALVLAGTMGASSPAAFADDLEDQQAALRDEAARVQHSLEFVDGRIAQAAADLVLYQGQLPGAQQALTDAQGRVAGAVQEVEALAARVDLAQQNKAKITQQLESDKQKIADTRKLIGQIATQAYKSGGVPSNLSLFFGSNQGGSLTDTIDLADQALRSQNAAMDKLTQQNATNVNAQARLAAVEAEITDLKAKADAALAREKAARDEAAAKKAAVDKLIADTTRLDAELQAAKPGIQNQLAQVKARQDAVAAEIAERDRKLREAWEAEQRRIAEAAAAAARARGQAVQPYVPPAQGSPSAFGLQHPFPGNIPITSGFGWRPTPPGTIDFYGQGGYMHTGIDFGAACGTPVYAAAAGTVFSAGWANDGGGNNVKISHGVVQGNSLTTIYYHNTSVVVSVGQHVNQGQLIAYSGTTGNSTGCHSHFETWLNGRAVDPMTLL, from the coding sequence ATGACACCGATGGCCCGCCGCTCCCTCCGGCAGTCCCTCCGGCTTCGGCTGGTGGGACGGCGCAGCCGGATGATCAGCGCCACTCTGGCACTGGTCCTGGCCGGAACCATGGGTGCCTCGAGCCCGGCCGCGTTCGCGGATGACCTCGAGGACCAGCAGGCCGCACTCCGCGACGAGGCCGCCAGGGTCCAGCATTCCCTTGAATTCGTCGATGGCCGGATCGCCCAGGCCGCGGCGGACCTGGTGCTCTACCAGGGCCAGCTCCCCGGCGCCCAGCAGGCCCTCACGGACGCCCAGGGCCGCGTCGCCGGAGCAGTGCAGGAGGTCGAGGCCCTGGCGGCCCGGGTGGACCTCGCCCAGCAGAACAAGGCCAAGATCACCCAGCAGCTTGAATCCGACAAACAGAAAATCGCGGACACCCGGAAGCTGATCGGGCAGATCGCCACGCAGGCGTACAAGTCCGGCGGCGTCCCGTCCAACCTGTCCCTGTTCTTCGGCTCAAACCAGGGCGGAAGCCTCACGGACACGATCGACCTCGCGGACCAGGCGCTGCGCAGCCAGAACGCCGCGATGGACAAGCTCACCCAGCAGAACGCCACCAACGTGAACGCGCAGGCCCGGCTGGCCGCCGTCGAGGCCGAAATCACGGACCTGAAGGCCAAAGCAGACGCCGCGCTGGCGCGGGAAAAGGCCGCCCGGGACGAAGCCGCCGCCAAGAAGGCCGCGGTGGACAAGCTGATCGCCGACACCACCAGGCTCGACGCCGAACTCCAGGCCGCCAAGCCCGGCATCCAGAACCAGCTCGCCCAGGTCAAGGCCCGGCAGGACGCCGTCGCCGCCGAAATCGCCGAACGCGACCGGAAGCTGCGCGAGGCGTGGGAAGCCGAGCAACGGCGCATTGCCGAGGCCGCCGCTGCGGCGGCCCGCGCGAGGGGACAGGCAGTCCAGCCGTACGTCCCCCCGGCCCAGGGATCGCCGTCGGCCTTCGGGCTGCAGCACCCGTTCCCGGGCAACATTCCGATCACGTCCGGGTTCGGCTGGCGGCCCACGCCGCCGGGCACCATCGACTTCTACGGCCAGGGCGGCTACATGCACACCGGCATTGACTTCGGCGCCGCCTGCGGCACGCCGGTCTATGCGGCAGCCGCCGGCACCGTCTTCTCGGCCGGCTGGGCCAACGACGGCGGCGGCAACAACGTGAAGATTTCCCACGGCGTGGTCCAGGGCAACTCGCTGACCACCATCTACTACCACAACACATCCGTGGTGGTCTCGGTGGGCCAGCACGTCAACCAGGGACAGCTGATCGCCTACTCGGGAACCACCGGCAACTCCACGGGCTGCCACTCGCACTTCGAAACCTGGCTCAACGGCCGGGCCGTGGACCCGATGACCCTGCTGTAG
- the ftsX gene encoding permease-like cell division protein FtsX, which yields MRLAFILSEIGSGLRRNLSMVISVILVTFVSLTFVGAAGMLQLQINQMKGYWYDKVQVAIFLCSDGSTAPGCATGPATPEQEDNLRALLKSPAVAQYVNDFQYESKEDAYKHFKEQFSNSPIVDSVTPDQLPASFRINMKDPQKYEIISETFSSQAGVETVIDQRQLLEKLFSAMNAASLVAVSIAGVMIICAILLIATTIRLSAFSRRRETGIMRLVGASKMVIQLPFILEGVIAAVIGAALASGTLWAVAHFFLGEVLSKQYPDTAFISPGQTLLLAPALIGLGVVLAGISSLLTLRRYLRV from the coding sequence ATGAGGCTTGCATTCATCCTGAGCGAAATCGGCAGCGGCCTGCGCCGCAACCTGTCCATGGTGATCTCCGTGATCCTGGTGACCTTCGTGTCCCTGACCTTCGTCGGCGCCGCCGGCATGCTGCAGTTGCAGATCAACCAGATGAAGGGCTACTGGTACGACAAAGTCCAGGTCGCCATCTTCCTGTGCAGTGACGGCTCGACGGCGCCCGGCTGCGCCACCGGCCCGGCCACCCCGGAGCAGGAGGACAACCTGCGGGCGCTGCTGAAGTCGCCCGCCGTCGCCCAGTACGTCAACGACTTCCAGTACGAGTCCAAGGAAGACGCCTACAAACACTTCAAGGAACAGTTCTCCAATTCCCCGATCGTCGACTCGGTGACGCCGGACCAGCTCCCGGCATCCTTCCGGATCAACATGAAGGACCCGCAGAAGTACGAGATCATCAGTGAGACCTTCTCCTCGCAGGCCGGCGTCGAGACCGTGATCGACCAGCGCCAGCTACTGGAAAAGCTGTTCTCCGCCATGAACGCTGCTTCACTCGTGGCCGTGAGCATCGCCGGCGTCATGATCATCTGCGCCATCCTGCTCATTGCGACGACCATCCGGCTCTCCGCGTTCAGCCGCCGCCGCGAAACCGGCATCATGCGGCTGGTGGGCGCCTCCAAGATGGTCATCCAGCTGCCGTTCATCCTCGAAGGCGTCATCGCCGCGGTAATCGGCGCGGCCCTGGCCTCCGGCACCTTGTGGGCCGTGGCGCACTTCTTCCTCGGCGAGGTTCTGTCCAAGCAGTACCCGGACACCGCGTTCATCTCACCCGGACAGACCCTGCTCCTGGCTCCTGCGCTCATCGGCCTGGGCGTCGTCCTGGCCGGAATTTCCTCTCTGCTGACCCTCCGCCGGTATTTGCGGGTCTAG
- the ftsE gene encoding cell division ATP-binding protein FtsE, with product MIRFENVTKVYDQKARPALDSINLEIDRGEFAFLVGASGSGKSTFLRLVLKEDRASSGAVYVAGQNVAKISSWRVPRLRRGIGVVFQDFRLLPQKTVFANVAFAMQVIGKSRSVIRDTVPEVLKTVGLEGKENRLPHELSGGEQQRVAIARAVVNRPGILLADEPTGNLDPTTSMGIMGVLDKINQNGTTVVMATHDDDIVNEMRKRVVELKNGVVIRDEARALYTSMLPVVGQSRRLRDASGRDEQAAVSPRAEARAEARAELRTAGEGPA from the coding sequence ATGATCCGTTTCGAAAATGTCACCAAGGTCTATGACCAGAAGGCGCGGCCGGCGCTGGATTCGATCAATCTTGAGATCGACCGTGGCGAATTCGCCTTCCTCGTCGGGGCCTCCGGCTCGGGCAAGTCGACCTTCCTGCGCCTGGTCCTCAAGGAAGACCGCGCCTCCTCCGGCGCCGTGTACGTTGCCGGCCAGAACGTCGCCAAAATCTCCAGCTGGCGCGTGCCGAGGCTGCGCCGCGGCATCGGCGTCGTGTTCCAGGACTTCCGCCTCCTGCCGCAGAAGACCGTCTTCGCCAACGTCGCCTTCGCCATGCAGGTCATCGGCAAGAGCCGCAGCGTCATCCGCGACACCGTCCCCGAGGTCCTGAAGACCGTCGGCCTGGAAGGCAAGGAAAACCGCCTCCCGCACGAACTCTCCGGCGGCGAGCAGCAGCGCGTGGCGATCGCCCGCGCCGTCGTGAACCGGCCCGGCATCCTGCTGGCCGACGAGCCCACCGGAAACCTGGACCCCACCACCTCCATGGGCATCATGGGCGTGCTGGATAAGATCAACCAGAACGGCACCACCGTGGTGATGGCCACCCACGACGACGACATCGTCAACGAAATGCGCAAACGGGTGGTGGAACTCAAGAACGGCGTGGTGATCCGCGACGAAGCCAGGGCCCTCTACACCTCCATGCTTCCCGTGGTGGGACAGTCCCGCCGGCTCCGCGACGCCAGCGGCCGTGACGAACAGGCCGCCGTCTCACCCCGGGCAGAGGCGCGGGCCGAGGCCCGCGCCGAGCTGCGCACCGCAGGGGAGGGCCCGGCATGA
- the prfB gene encoding peptide chain release factor 2, translating to MANIDFPAEIRALRATYASIENVSNVDALKEDIAELSERAGEPNLWDDPSAAQVITSKLSHKQSELERLNKLAARIDDLEVLVELGQDEDDADSMGEAAAELESVRKALDELEVVTLLSGEFDEREAVVTIRAGAGGVDAADFAEMLLRMYLRWAERHGYPTTIMDTSYAEEAGLKSATFEVKAPYAFGTLSVEAGTHRLVRISPFDNQGRRQTSFAAVEVIPLIESTDSIEIPDNEIRVDVFRSSGPGGQSVNTTDSAVRLTHIPTGTVVSMQNEKSQLQNRAAAMRVLQSRLLLLKKEQEDAEKKAFAGDVKASWGDQMRSYVLNPYQMVKDLRTEHEVGNTSAVFDGEIDDFIDAGIRWRTDNRNAEK from the coding sequence ATGGCAAACATTGATTTTCCCGCTGAAATCCGCGCGCTGCGGGCCACCTACGCGTCCATCGAGAACGTCTCGAACGTTGACGCGCTCAAGGAAGACATCGCCGAACTCAGCGAGCGGGCCGGCGAACCCAATCTGTGGGACGACCCCTCCGCGGCGCAGGTCATCACCTCGAAGCTCTCGCACAAGCAGTCCGAGCTCGAACGGCTCAACAAGCTGGCGGCGCGGATCGATGACCTCGAGGTCCTTGTGGAGCTCGGCCAGGACGAGGACGACGCCGACTCCATGGGCGAGGCCGCCGCGGAACTGGAGTCCGTCCGCAAGGCGCTGGACGAACTCGAAGTCGTCACGCTGCTGTCCGGCGAATTCGACGAACGTGAAGCCGTGGTGACCATCCGGGCCGGCGCCGGCGGCGTGGACGCCGCGGACTTCGCCGAAATGCTGCTGCGCATGTACCTGCGCTGGGCCGAACGCCACGGCTACCCGACCACCATCATGGACACCTCCTACGCCGAAGAGGCCGGGCTCAAGTCCGCCACCTTCGAAGTCAAGGCACCCTACGCCTTCGGCACCCTCAGCGTCGAGGCCGGCACCCACCGCCTGGTCCGGATCAGCCCGTTCGACAACCAGGGGCGCCGCCAGACCTCCTTTGCCGCCGTGGAAGTGATCCCGCTGATCGAGTCAACGGACTCCATCGAGATCCCGGACAACGAGATCCGAGTGGACGTGTTCCGGTCCTCCGGCCCGGGCGGCCAGTCGGTCAACACCACCGACTCCGCCGTGCGCCTGACCCACATCCCCACCGGCACCGTGGTGTCCATGCAGAACGAGAAATCGCAGCTGCAGAACCGCGCGGCCGCCATGCGGGTGCTGCAGTCCCGGCTCCTGCTCCTGAAGAAGGAACAGGAAGACGCCGAGAAGAAGGCATTCGCCGGTGACGTCAAGGCGTCCTGGGGCGACCAGATGCGCTCCTACGTCCTGAACCCGTACCAAATGGTCAAGGACCTGCGCACCGAGCATGAGGTCGGCAACACCTCGGCGGTGTTCGACGGCGAAATCGACGACTTCATCGACGCCGGAATCCGCTGGCGCACCGACAACCGCAACGCGGAGAAGTAG
- a CDS encoding pilus assembly protein TadG-related protein: MIRRTHTAKQSAGRPDDGQVLVLSIGFVVIALLLATVVMAASSVYLEHKKLLSLADGASVAAADSFTLGQLDTAGGTPSAVLSGARVRSAVGDYLGRNGAFSRFSGLAVAPATGSPDGATAVVALSATAHPPVVNFLVPDGIRIEATSTARSRLTR; encoded by the coding sequence GTGATCAGGCGCACGCACACGGCAAAACAAAGCGCCGGCCGCCCGGACGACGGCCAGGTGCTGGTGCTCAGCATCGGCTTCGTAGTCATTGCCCTCCTTCTCGCGACCGTGGTGATGGCTGCCTCCAGCGTCTACCTTGAACACAAGAAGCTGCTTTCGCTGGCGGACGGTGCCTCGGTGGCCGCGGCGGACAGCTTCACACTCGGGCAGCTGGACACCGCCGGCGGCACGCCGTCCGCCGTCCTGAGCGGAGCACGGGTGCGCAGCGCCGTCGGCGACTATCTGGGGCGCAACGGCGCCTTCAGCCGGTTCAGCGGCCTGGCCGTCGCACCCGCCACAGGCAGCCCGGACGGGGCCACCGCCGTCGTCGCCCTAAGTGCCACGGCCCACCCGCCCGTCGTCAACTTCCTGGTCCCCGACGGCATCCGGATCGAGGCGACATCGACCGCCAGGTCCCGGCTCACCCGTTAA
- a CDS encoding TadE family protein, translating to MDFVLIGALLMLFFLAIVQLALAQHVRNTLIDAAASGARYGTLADRGSPDARDRTVQLITAALTPEFARDVETRETTYQGIRTLEVTVRAPLPVVGFIGPQALLEVKGHAAIQP from the coding sequence GTGGACTTCGTGCTGATCGGCGCGTTGCTCATGCTGTTCTTCCTGGCGATCGTGCAGCTCGCCCTGGCCCAGCACGTCCGCAACACACTCATCGACGCCGCCGCCTCCGGCGCCCGGTACGGGACGCTGGCAGACCGCGGCTCCCCGGACGCCAGGGACCGGACCGTGCAGCTGATCACGGCGGCGCTCACCCCCGAGTTCGCGCGGGACGTGGAAACCCGGGAAACGACGTACCAGGGCATCCGCACGCTGGAGGTGACAGTCCGTGCCCCCTTGCCGGTGGTCGGCTTCATCGGTCCGCAAGCGCTCCTGGAGGTGAAAGGCCATGCCGCAATCCAGCCGTGA
- a CDS encoding type II secretion system F family protein, with amino-acid sequence MTGLLAGAIVCGTVLGAGLWLFIARLPFMRPTTFVERIGPQLRTHSLESRLLRAAPYNVTPFGPLERILRPAIRDGVRSLGRMNLGVTALNHRLARAGSAKTAADFRAEQLLWAAGGFVLGIGVVALAGAAGRFSPFVAVVAVVGSAAGGFLLRDYLLGARIRTREARMMAEFPSIAELMALAVGAGESAIGALDRVCRSARGELSQEFSRVLAETRAGKPLVEALQEFSARTGQGPLVRFVDGMIVAVERGTPLADVLRSQAQDVRDTAKRELMESAGKKEIGMMVPLVFGVLPLTVIFAVFPGLAAISLGL; translated from the coding sequence GTGACGGGGCTGCTGGCCGGCGCCATAGTGTGCGGAACAGTCCTCGGTGCCGGACTTTGGCTCTTCATCGCGAGGCTTCCCTTCATGCGGCCGACCACCTTCGTGGAACGCATCGGACCGCAATTGAGGACACACAGCCTGGAGTCACGGCTCCTGCGCGCGGCCCCGTACAACGTCACGCCGTTCGGTCCTCTGGAACGGATTCTGCGTCCGGCAATTCGCGACGGCGTCAGGTCCCTGGGACGAATGAATCTTGGCGTCACGGCGCTCAACCACAGGCTGGCCCGCGCCGGCAGCGCCAAGACAGCGGCCGATTTCCGTGCCGAACAACTCCTGTGGGCCGCCGGCGGCTTTGTCCTTGGCATTGGTGTTGTGGCGCTCGCCGGCGCCGCCGGCCGGTTCAGTCCGTTCGTCGCGGTCGTGGCCGTCGTGGGGAGCGCCGCCGGCGGTTTCCTGCTCCGGGATTACCTGCTGGGCGCACGGATCAGGACGCGGGAGGCGCGGATGATGGCGGAGTTCCCCAGCATCGCCGAACTCATGGCGCTCGCCGTCGGCGCCGGTGAAAGCGCCATCGGTGCGCTGGACCGGGTCTGCCGCAGCGCCCGCGGCGAGCTCTCGCAGGAATTCAGCCGCGTGCTCGCCGAGACCCGGGCCGGGAAGCCGCTCGTGGAAGCCCTGCAGGAGTTCTCGGCCAGGACCGGCCAGGGGCCACTGGTCCGTTTCGTCGACGGAATGATCGTCGCCGTCGAGCGCGGAACGCCCCTCGCCGACGTCCTGCGCTCCCAGGCCCAGGACGTGCGGGACACAGCCAAACGGGAGCTCATGGAGTCCGCCGGCAAAAAGGAAATCGGGATGATGGTGCCGCTTGTCTTCGGGGTACTGCCGCTCACGGTCATCTTCGCCGTGTTCCCCGGATTGGCCGCCATCAGTCTCGGACTCTAA
- a CDS encoding type II secretion system F family protein: MAPLLGVLGGAGLLLIWWSAWEEPEASRRRPRTSRLEDLLRTAGVEKVSAAGLLATCLGVGVFTTLAFFAVTGSWPISACFGLFGGWLPMAIVRWRARKRTAVLRQLWPDVVDHLRSAIRAGLSLPEALIQLGEKGPIELRHVFMDFGADYRSGGRFDPSLTRLKERLADPVADRIVEALRLTREVGGSDLGRLLGTLAEFLRESARTRSELEARQSWTVNAARLAVAAPWIVLVLLASRPEAVAAYNTPLGAAVLLGGLAVSLISYSVMLRIGALPEEQRVLR; encoded by the coding sequence ATGGCGCCGCTTCTGGGTGTGCTGGGCGGGGCGGGACTGTTGCTGATCTGGTGGTCCGCATGGGAGGAGCCTGAGGCTTCCCGGCGCCGGCCCCGGACCAGCCGGCTCGAGGACCTCTTGCGGACGGCAGGGGTCGAAAAGGTCAGCGCGGCCGGGCTGCTCGCCACCTGCCTCGGGGTCGGCGTGTTCACAACGTTGGCCTTCTTCGCGGTGACGGGGTCCTGGCCCATCTCGGCGTGCTTTGGGCTGTTTGGCGGCTGGCTGCCGATGGCGATTGTCCGGTGGCGTGCCAGGAAGCGCACGGCCGTCCTCCGTCAGCTCTGGCCCGACGTCGTGGATCACCTCCGGTCAGCCATCAGGGCAGGCTTGTCACTGCCCGAGGCCCTGATCCAGCTGGGCGAGAAGGGCCCAATCGAGCTTCGCCACGTGTTTATGGACTTCGGGGCCGACTACCGCTCGGGCGGGCGGTTCGATCCCTCGCTCACCCGGCTCAAGGAACGCCTCGCCGATCCCGTGGCGGACCGCATTGTCGAGGCGCTCCGGCTGACCCGCGAGGTGGGCGGCTCGGACCTCGGGCGGCTCCTGGGCACGCTCGCCGAGTTCCTGCGGGAGAGCGCCCGGACCAGGAGCGAACTGGAGGCCCGGCAGTCCTGGACCGTGAACGCCGCGCGGCTGGCTGTCGCAGCCCCGTGGATTGTCCTGGTGCTGCTGGCCAGCCGTCCTGAAGCGGTGGCGGCCTACAACACGCCACTCGGGGCCGCAGTACTGCTGGGCGGACTTGCCGTATCGCTGATTTCGTACTCCGTCATGCTGCGTATTGGTGCGCTGCCGGAAGAGCAGCGGGTGCTCCGGTGA
- a CDS encoding CpaF family protein, giving the protein MEAVRIVEDEVRELIRRQGLDPLRQTGEVRRLVEAAISDYDERALLAPLPPLGPLESARRFVFDAVAGFGALQPLLDDPGIEEIWLNAPDEIYVARNGESELTSVALTDQQVRDLVERMLKSSGRRLDMSSPFVDAALPDGSRLHVVIPDVTRRHWAINIRKFVVKASRLEHLVELGTLTPQAARFLGAAVSSGLNILVSGATQAGKTTMLNCLAAGIGTRERVITVEEIFELQFPLRDVVGLQCRQPNLEGQGEIPLRRLVKEALRMRPDRLVVGEVREAESLDMLIALNSGMPGMCTVHANSAHDAVTKICTLPLLAGDNISSAFVVPTVASCIDLVVHCSRLASGRRQVTEILSLGRRVENGIIESSMVFTMSDGQLQPKANSMPAAEKFARAGYDVAALLEPR; this is encoded by the coding sequence GTGGAGGCTGTGCGCATTGTCGAGGACGAGGTCCGCGAGCTGATCCGCAGGCAGGGACTGGACCCCCTCCGGCAGACCGGGGAAGTCCGGCGCCTGGTCGAAGCGGCGATCAGCGACTACGACGAACGGGCGCTCCTCGCGCCGCTGCCTCCGTTGGGGCCGCTGGAATCGGCCCGGCGGTTTGTGTTCGACGCCGTGGCGGGTTTCGGTGCGTTGCAGCCGCTTCTGGACGACCCTGGCATTGAGGAAATCTGGCTCAATGCCCCCGACGAGATCTATGTGGCGCGCAACGGCGAATCGGAACTGACGTCCGTTGCGCTGACGGACCAGCAGGTCCGGGACCTGGTGGAGCGCATGCTGAAGAGTTCCGGGCGGCGGCTGGACATGTCCTCCCCGTTCGTGGATGCCGCGTTGCCGGACGGGTCGCGCCTCCACGTGGTGATTCCGGATGTCACCCGGCGGCACTGGGCAATCAATATCCGCAAATTCGTGGTCAAGGCCAGCAGGCTCGAGCACCTGGTGGAGCTGGGCACGCTGACTCCGCAGGCAGCCAGATTTCTCGGCGCTGCCGTCTCCAGCGGGCTCAACATCCTGGTCTCGGGCGCCACCCAGGCCGGCAAGACCACCATGCTGAACTGCCTGGCCGCCGGCATCGGCACCAGGGAGCGGGTCATCACTGTGGAGGAGATCTTCGAACTGCAGTTTCCGCTCCGCGATGTGGTGGGGCTTCAATGCCGGCAGCCGAATCTGGAGGGGCAGGGGGAGATTCCCCTGCGCCGGCTCGTCAAAGAAGCACTGCGCATGCGCCCCGACCGCCTGGTGGTCGGGGAGGTGCGGGAAGCCGAGAGCCTGGACATGCTCATCGCTTTGAACAGTGGCATGCCCGGGATGTGCACTGTCCATGCAAACTCGGCGCACGATGCGGTCACCAAGATCTGCACGCTTCCATTGCTCGCCGGCGACAACATTTCCAGTGCTTTCGTGGTCCCCACCGTGGCCTCCTGCATAGACCTTGTGGTCCACTGCAGCCGACTCGCCAGCGGGCGCCGGCAGGTCACGGAAATCCTCTCGCTGGGCCGCCGGGTGGAAAACGGGATCATCGAATCATCCATGGTTTTCACGATGTCGGACGGCCAGCTGCAGCCCAAGGCCAACTCCATGCCCGCCGCGGAAAAATTCGCCCGCGCCGGCTACGACGTCGCCGCCCTCCTGGAGCCACGTTGA